The proteins below are encoded in one region of Pirellulales bacterium:
- a CDS encoding class I SAM-dependent methyltransferase has product MNAPHHLGLALVRSIFRRPSKVFATGAIAAPSRRWQTPAPYTIATATDRPETFTGTPQLGTSETNALPDAEATRGTRSHVDFLRDIHALLSPRFYLEIGVRHGASLALATGHALGVDPAPEISVPLSNQVEVLAATSDDFFAGSADELLSKPIDLAFIDGMHWFEFALRDFINIERRAHAATVIVFDDVFPVHRLQAERNRQTRVWTGDVWKIITCLRRVRPDLLLIPFDTFPTGMLLVAGLNPDSHQLADQYDAIVRELVDNDSGAVPDDVLERSGAWAADDSRIAKLLGTLRQHRDADSPTAVSLALDAWRTEHSR; this is encoded by the coding sequence ATGAATGCCCCTCATCATCTCGGGCTCGCCCTCGTTCGCTCGATATTCCGTAGGCCATCGAAGGTGTTTGCCACGGGAGCGATAGCGGCCCCATCCCGACGATGGCAGACTCCTGCCCCTTACACTATCGCAACGGCAACCGATCGGCCCGAGACGTTCACTGGCACCCCGCAGCTCGGCACGAGCGAGACGAATGCGCTGCCCGATGCCGAAGCCACGCGTGGCACGCGATCGCACGTCGACTTCCTGCGGGATATTCACGCGCTGCTTTCACCCAGGTTTTATCTGGAAATCGGCGTGCGCCACGGCGCCAGCTTGGCGCTCGCCACAGGACACGCGTTGGGCGTGGACCCAGCTCCCGAAATCAGCGTTCCGCTCTCGAACCAAGTCGAAGTCCTCGCGGCAACCAGTGACGATTTCTTCGCCGGCAGTGCCGACGAACTGCTTTCGAAACCGATCGATCTGGCATTCATCGATGGAATGCACTGGTTTGAATTCGCGCTGCGCGATTTCATCAATATCGAGCGACGCGCCCATGCCGCGACCGTGATCGTGTTTGATGATGTTTTTCCGGTCCATCGCTTGCAAGCCGAACGGAACCGGCAAACACGCGTCTGGACTGGCGACGTGTGGAAGATCATCACCTGCTTGCGGCGCGTCCGTCCGGACCTGTTGCTGATCCCGTTCGACACGTTTCCGACGGGAATGTTACTGGTGGCCGGCCTGAACCCCGACAGTCATCAACTTGCCGACCAATACGATGCGATCGTGCGCGAGCTTGTCGACAACGATAGCGGCGCCGTGCCCGACGATGTGCTAGAGCGTTCCGGCGCCTGGGCGGCGGATGACAGCCGGATCGCCAAGTTGCTTGGCACGCTCCGTCAGCACCGCGATGCGGACTCCCCAACGGCGGTATCCCTGGCGCTCGACGCGTGGCGAACAGAGCATAGTCGCTGA